The Astyanax mexicanus isolate ESR-SI-001 chromosome 12, AstMex3_surface, whole genome shotgun sequence genome window below encodes:
- the nudt12 gene encoding peroxisomal NADH pyrophosphatase NUDT12, with product MTSVQMSALDEMVQQFLEHASSGDLGKVSFLISHSRHLLNESGKQGWTALMLAARNGHYDVVKALLSEGCNTALTNRSGQTAHDIAKFWGHKHIANLLANGGDGNLQVILPNTGATGHESYFSREYLDRLSDKRSDSEWLSAKLASPKTVFLLFYNLDPLVMSGPEELNNSHPKMKLCRLGRISVDELMKKSDTVVIFLGVEKEDHTLQSKEEDGLTAWFALNTQENPIDSLVPKDSNRFFLKGAMPGLFLFDEDEAGVIAQARSVLAWHSRYSFCPTCGGRTKVDEGGYKRTCLNEGCKSLHGIHNTSYPRVDPVVIMLVIHPDGNQCLLGRKKIFPPGMFSCLAGFVEPGETIENAVRREVLEESGVTVGPVQYVSCQPWPMPSSLMIGCLSVAVSTDINVDKNEIEEARWFTRQQVLDAIARSNQAVFTMPPRQAIAHYLVKHWIGINANL from the exons ATGACGAGTGTACAGATGAGTGCTCTGGATGAGATGGTCCAGCAGTTCCTGGAACATGCATCCAGTGGTGATTTAGGCAAAGTGTCTTTTTTGATTTCTCACTCCAGACATCTGCTTAATGAAAGTGGAAAACAAGGCTGGACAGCTTTAATGTTAGCTGCAAGAAATGGACACTATGATGTGGTGAAAGCTTTACTATCAGAGGG GTGTAATACAGCATTAACAAACAGATCTGGCCAGACTGCGCATGACATCGCAAAATTCTGGGGACACAAACACATTGCCAATTTGCTGGCCAATGGTGGGGACGGTAACCTTCAAGTAATCCTACCAAACACTGGAGCTACAGGACATGAGAGTTACTTCAGTAGAGAGTATCTCGACAGACTGAGTGATAAAAGGTCAGATTCAGAATGGCTTTCAGCCAAACTGGCATCTCCAAAGAccgtttttcttcttttttataatttGGACCCTCTCGTTATGTCTGGGCCAGAAGAATTGAATAACAGTCATCCTAAGATGAAACTGTGTAGGCTTGGAAGAATCTCTGTGGATGAATTAATGAAGAAAAGCGACACTGTGGTTATTTTTCTGGGAGTGGAGAAGGAGGACCATACACTGCAGTCAAAAGAGGAGGATGGACTTACTGCATGGTTCGCTCTGAATACCCAGGAGAATCCCATAGACAGTCTAGTGCCTAAAGATTCAAACAGATTCTTCCTTAAGGGGGCGATGCCGGGACTCTTCTTGTTTGATGAAGATGAAGCAG GTGTAATTGCACAAGCCAGGTCTGTTCTCGCGTGGCACAGTCGATACAGCTTTTGTCCTACATGTGGGGGCAGGACCAAAGTAGATGAAGGAGGCTACAAAAGAACATGTCTGAATGAGGGCTGCAAGAGTCTTCATGGCATCCACAATACATCTTATCCTAGAGTGG ATCCTGTCGTCATCATGCTAGTCATTCACCCTGATGGGAATCAGTGCTTACTAGGCAGAAAAAAGATTTTTCCTCCAGGGATGTTTTCATGCCTTGCTGGATTTGTTGAACCAG GTGAGACCATTGAGAATGCAGTCAGACGGGAGGTTCTGGAGGAGAGCGGTGTTACTGTCGGCCCGGTTCAGTACGTTTCCTGTCAGCCTTGGCCGATGCCGTCCTCCCTAATGATTGGATGCCTTTCAGTAGCAGTGTCAACAGATATCAATGTTGATAAAAATGAAATTGAAGAGGCTCGCTGGTTCACGAGACAACAG GTACTAGATGCAATTGCAAGGAGCAACCAGGCAGTTTTCACCATGCCTCCCAGACAAGCTATTGCACATTATCTAGTGAAACACTGGATTGGAATAAACGCAAACCTTTGA